Proteins co-encoded in one Corylus avellana chromosome ca9, CavTom2PMs-1.0 genomic window:
- the LOC132161681 gene encoding L-type lectin-domain containing receptor kinase IV.1-like: protein MLSIAMFMSKLVLLLSLLISFVSSEDTSFTFVGFKSANLSLDGIAEITSTGLLKLTNNTNFQMGHAFYPNPISFRNSSNGSVYSFSTTFVFAIVSEDAAFSGHGLAFVIAPTRGLPAGSTSKNLGLFNFTNNGDPKNQVVAIELDTYQNHEFDDINDNHVGIDINGLRSEGSATVGYYADDKGGFRTLSLKSGQQMQVWVEYDGIQKQINVTLAPLDVSKPKIPLLSLSRDLSPIIGNNMYVGFSSSTGQRLANHYALAWSFKMNGQAPELLFSQVQLPPILVGKPISKFFTIGLPVIIVSLASVAISGVIYVTRRKRKFEELLEDWELDYGPQRFKYKDLFVATKGFREKELLGKGGFGKVYRGVLTTSKIEIAVKRISHESRQGMKEFVAEIASMGRLRHRNLVPLLGYCRRKKELLLVYDFMPSGSLDKYLFYQPTLTLCWSQRFRVIKGVASGLFYLHEEWEQVVVHRDVKASNVLLDGELNARLGDFGLARFYDRGTDPQTTHVVGTIGYIAPELTRSGKATTSTDVFAFGAFLLEVACGRRPIEPRWRTEDAILVDWVFSQLNRGEILGARDPNLGADYVAEEVELVLKLGLLCSHSEPAARPSMRQVVQFLEGGIPLPELPSVGLYASGLTFAMSYPVAPMDNAFTPLSSIADSLLLEGR, encoded by the coding sequence ATGCTCAGTATAGCCATGTTCATGTCCAAGCTAGTATTGCTTCTGTCTCTCCTAATCAGCTTCGTATCCTCCGAAGATACCAGCTTCACCTTCGTGGGGTTTAAGTCGGCAAATCTAAGCCTAGACGGCATAGCAGAAATCACTTCCACTGGCCTTTTGAAGCTCACTAATAATACAAACTTTCAAATGGGTCATGCTTTCTACCCCAATCCAATAAGCTTCAGGAACTCGTCGAATGGCTCCGTTTACTCCTTCTCTACGACTTTCGTCTTCGCTATCGTTTCTGAAGATGCCGCTTTTAGCGGTCATGGGCTTGCTTTCGTGATTGCTCCAACGAGAGGACTCCCGGCAGGTAGTACATCCAAGAACCTTGGCCTTTTCAATTTTACCAACAATGGTGATCCCAAAAATCAAGTCGTTGCCATAGAGCTCGATACATACCAGAACCATGAATTTGACGACATCAATGATAACCATGTTGGGATTGATATAAATGGCTTGAGGTCCGAGGGATCTGCTACAGTAGGATATTATGCTGATGACAAAGGTGGGTTTAGGACCCTGAGCCTTAAAAGTGGGCAGCAAATGCAAGTTTGGGTGGAATACGATGGTATCCAGAAGCAAATCAATGTTACTTTAGCTCCACTTGATGTCAGTAAACCCAAAATTCCGCTATTGTCTTTGTCCCGCGATCTTTCACCTATCATTGGCAACAACATGTATGTTGGCTTCTCGTCCTCAACTGGCCAGCGCCTAGCCAACCATTATGCTCTGGCTTGGAGCTTTAAGATGAATGGCCAGGCTCCAGAACTTCTTTTCTCTCAAGTTCAGCTGCCTCCGATATTAGTAGGTAAACCGATATCTAAATTTTTCACAATTGGGTTGCCTGTGATAATTGTTAGTTTAGCGTCGGTAGCAATTTCAGGTGTAATTTATGTCACAAGAAGGAAGAGGAAGTTCGAAGAATTGCTGGAAGACTGGGAGCTTGACTATGGGCCTCAGAGATTCAAATACAAAGATCTTTTTGTTGCCACAAAAGGATTTAGGGAGAAAGAGCTATTGGGCAAAGGTGGATTTGGTAAGGTCTATAGAGGTGTACTAACTACCTCCAAAATTGAGATTGCGGTGAAGAGGATCTCCCATGAATCAAGGCAGGGAATGAAAGAATTTGTTGCAGAAATTGCCAGCATGGGTCGGCTCCGCCACAGAAATTTAGTACCACTCTTGGGGTATTGCCGGCGAAAGAAAGAGCTGCTGTTGGTGTATGACTTCATGCCTAGTGGAAGCCTAGACAAGTACCTTTTTTACCAACCTACGCTCACTCTGTGCTGGAGCCAGAGATTTCGAGTAATAAAAGGTGTGGCCTCGGGGCTGTTTTATCTACACGAAGAATGGGAGCAAGTTGTTGTTCACAGAGATGTCAAGGCTAGTAATGTCTTGCTAGATGGTGAACTGAATGCTAGATTAGGAGACTTCGGTCTTGCAAGATTTTATGACCGTGGAACTGACCCTCAGACGACCCATGTGGTTGGAACCATTGGGTATATTGCGCCGGAGCTTACTCGAAGCGGCAAGGCCACTACAAGCACCGATGTGTTTGCCTTCGGAGCCtttttgcttgaggtggcttGTGGAAGAAGGCCAATAGAGCCACGGTGGCGAACAGAGGATGCCATTTTGGTTGATTGGGTGTTTTCTCAATTGAACCGAGGCGAAATTCTTGGGGCAAGGGATCCAAATTTGGGTGCAGATTATGTAGCAGAGGAAGTAGAGTTGGTATTGAAACTTGGGTTGCTCTGCTCTCATTCAGAGCCTGCAGCTAGGCCAAGCATGCGCCAAGTTGTGCAGTTCTTGGAGGGGGGTATTCCTCTTCCAGAGTTACCGTCGGTTGGTCTTTATGCCAGCGGTTTAACGTTCGCCATGTCTTATCCGGTGGCTCCTATGGACAATGCGTTCACGCCTTTATCTTCTATTGCAGACTCGCTTCTCTTGGAGGGTCGCTGA